A single region of the Melospiza melodia melodia isolate bMelMel2 chromosome 7 unlocalized genomic scaffold, bMelMel2.pri SUPER_7_unloc_1, whole genome shotgun sequence genome encodes:
- the LOC134432775 gene encoding olfactory receptor 14C36-like codes for MSNSSSIRHFLLLALADTRRRQLLHFCLLLGISLAALLGNGLIISAVACGHHLHTPMFFFLLNLALSDLGSICTTVPKAMYNSLWDTRNISYKGCAAQVFLIIFFLGTELALLTIMCYDRYVSICKPLHYPALLGSRACAHMAAAAWASAFLNALLLMANTFSLPLCHGNALDQFFCEIPQILKLSCSQSKLRKLGLIVGSSCLGLGCFIFIVFSYVQIFRAVLRIPSEQGQHKAFSTCLPHLAVISMFLSTILFAHLKPPSMSSPSLDLALSVLYSVVPPALNPLIYSLRKQELKAAVWRLMTGCFQDH; via the coding sequence atgtccaacagcagctccatcaggcacttcctcttgctggcattggcagacacgcggcggCGTCAGCTGCTGCACTTCtgtctcttgctgggcatctccctggctgccctcctgggcaatggcctcatcatcagcgctgtagcctgcggccaccacctgcacacgcccatgttcttcttcctgctcaacctggccctcagcgacctgggctccatctgcaccactgtcccaaaAGCCATGtataattccctctgggacaccaggaacatctcctacaaaggatgtgctgcacaggtttttcTGATTATCTTCTTCCTGGGAACAGAGCTtgctctcctgaccatcatgtgctatgaccgctacgtgtccatctgcaaacccctgcactacccagccctcctgggcagcagagcttgtgcccacatggcagcagctgcctgggccagcgcctttctcaatgctctgctactcatggccaatacattttccctgcccctgtgccatggcaatgccctggatcagttcttctgtgaaatcccacagatcctcaagctctcctgctcacagtccAAACTCAGGAAACTGGGGCTCATTGTTGGTAGTTCCTGTTTAGGTTTGGGTTGTTTcatattcattgttttctcctatgtgcagatcttcagggctgtgctgaggatcccctctgagcagggacagcacaaagccttttccacctgcctccctcacctggctgtgatcTCCATGTTCCTCAGCACTATTctctttgctcacctgaagcccccctccatgtcctccccatccctggatctggccctgtcagttctgtactcggtggtgcctccagccctgaaccccctcatctacagcctgaggaagcaggagctcaaggctgcagtatggagactgatgactggatgctttcaggaccattaa